A region of Liolophura sinensis isolate JHLJ2023 chromosome 8, CUHK_Ljap_v2, whole genome shotgun sequence DNA encodes the following proteins:
- the LOC135472337 gene encoding tubulin beta-4B chain-like, whose protein sequence is MREIVHLQAGQCGNQIGAKFWEVISDEHGIDPTGTYHGDSDLQLERINVYYNEATGGGKYVPRAVLVDLEPGTMDSVRSGPFGQIFRPDNFVFGQSGAGNNWAKGHYTEGAELVDSVLDVVRKEAESCDCLQGFQLTHSLGGGTGSGMGTLLISKIREEYPDRVMNTFSVVPSPKVSDTVVEPYNATLSVHQLVENTDESFCIDNEALYDICFRTLKLTTPTYGDLNHLVSATMSGVTTCLRFPGQLNADLRKLAVNMVPFPRLHFFMPGFAPLTSRGSQQYRALTVPELTQQMFDAKNMMAACDPRHGRYLTVAAMFRGRMSMKEVDEQMLNVQNKNSSYFVEWIPNNVKTAVCDIPPRGLKMSATFIGNSTAIQELFKRISEQFTAMFRRKAFLHWYTGEGMDEMEFTEAESNMNDLVSEYQQYQDATAEEEGEFDEEGEAEEDA, encoded by the exons ATGAGAGAAATCGTCCACCTTCAGGCCGGCCAGTGCGGAAACCAGATCGGTGCTAAG TTCTGGGAGGTGATCTCGGATGAGCACGGCATCGACCCGACAGGAACCTACCATGGCGACTCCGATCTCCAGCTAGAGAGAATCAACGTTTACTACAATGAGGCAACAG gag GAGGCAAATATGTGCCCCGCGCCGTCCTGGTCGATCTGGAGCCCGGTACCATGGATTCCGTCCGATCCGGCCCATTCGGTCAGATCTTCAGACCGGATAACTTTGTTTTCGGTCAGAGCGGTGCCGGTAACAACTGGGCCAAGGGCCACTACACGGAAGGGGCCGAGCTGGTCGACTCCGTTCTCGATGTGGTTCGCAAAGAAGCTGAGAGTTGTGACTGTTTGCAGGGCTTCCAGCTAACCCACTCTCTGGGTGGGGGTACCGGATCTGGAATGGGTACCCTTCTTATCAGTAAGATCCGAGAGGAGTACCCCGACAGGGTGATGAACACCTTCTCCGTCGTCCCTTCACCAAAG GTATCGGACACCGTTGTAGAACCCTACAACGCCACACTGTCTGTCCATCAGCTGGTCGAGAACACAGACGAATCCTTTTGCATCGACAACGAGGCTCTCTACGACATCTGTTTCCGAACACTGAAGCTGACCACCCCAACATACGGGGACTTGAACCATCTGGTCTCCGCCACGATGTCCGGTGTGACCACCTGTCTGCGATTCCCCGGTCAACTCAACGCTGACCTCCGTAAACTGGCTGTCAACATGGTACCCTTTCCCCGTCTCCACTTCTTCATGCCAGGATTTGCCCCTCTCACTTCCCGGGGTAGTCAACAGTACAGAGCTCTGACGGTGCcagaactcacccagcagatgtTTGACGCCAAGAACATGATGGCCGCCTGCGATCCCCGACATGGTCGTTACCTGACCGTGGCTGCTATGTTCCGTGGTCGTATGTCCATGAAGGAAGTCGACGAACAAATGCTGAATGTACAGAACAAGAACAGCAGCTACTTTGTCGAATGGATCCCCAACAACGTCAAGACTGCTGTCTGCGACATTCCTCCACGCGGTCTCAAGATGTCCGCCACATTTATCGGCAACAGCACGGCTATCCAAGAGCTGTTCAAGCGAATCTCCGAGCAGTTCACGGCCATGTTCCGTCGTAAGGCTTTCCTCCATTGGTACACTGGTGAGGGTATGGACGAGATGGAGTTTACTGAGGCCGAGTCCAACATGAACGACTTGGTGTCCGAGTACCAGCAGTACCAAGACGCCACGGCCGAGGAGGAGGGAGAGTTTGACGAGGAAGGTGAAGCCGAAGAGGACGCTtaa